TGCACCCATTGCGGCCCACGTTTCACAATTATCAAAGAAATGCCCTATGACCGCCCAGCGACCTCTATGGCAAAATTTAAGCTCTGTGAGGCCTGCGCCCGAGAATATCACGATCCAACAGACCGCCGTTTTCATGCGCAACCTGTGGCCTGCCCTGAATGTGGCCCTGCGATCTCTGGCATTTTTTCCCCTCATACAAACCTCCACACAACGCTAAAAGGCGAAAAAGCCCTTCAACAAGCCATAAAAGCCTTAAAATTAGGTCAGATTATTGCCCTTAAAGGCTTAGGCGGATTTCACCTCGCCTGCCTTGCAACCGAAGATGCCCCTATTCAGCTTTTAAGAGAACGCAAACACCGCCCCAGCAAGCCTTTTGCCGTTATGTTGCCCCATTCAGACTGGCTTTCCCAAATTTGCGCCGATCACATTAACCTCAAACATGCAACAGAGGTTTTATCTTCTACCATTAGCCCCATTACTTTGCTGGAACAAAGCGCAACTTCTCCTTTATCTAGCTTGATTGCGCCTGATTTACACGAAGTTGGCCTCATGTTGCCTGCCAATCCCCTTCAAACACTTCTTTTGGAAGGCGTTGACGCACCGCTTGTCATGACGTCTGGCAATGCGTCTGGCCATGCGCCTGCCCTCTCCAATGAAGAGGCTCTCGCCTCTCTTTCTGACATTGCGGATTTCTTTCTCTTTCATAATCGGGAGATTGTCGAACGGGCAGACGACTCTGTTCTCCGTTTTGACAAGCGTGGCACAACAGAAATCCTCCGCCGAGGGAGAGGCCTCGCCCCTGATAGTTTTGCCCTTCCCCAAGGCTTTCCAACAGATCAAACAATTCTGGCAATCGGGGGAGATTTAAAAAACAGCTTTGCGCTGCTTCATAGAGGACGAATTTTTACAAGCCCTCATTTCGGCGATTTAAACCAGCCAGATGTGTTTGCCCAGTGGCAAAAAATGCTCGAAAAATTTCCGAAACTCTATCATGCAAAGCCAGAAATCTTGGCCTATGATGCGCATCCAGCCTATCTCAGCCATCAATGGGCGCAACGGCAGAAAATCCCTGCTCTTCCAATCTATCATCACCATGCCCATCTCGCAGCCTGTTTAGGGGAAAATCATGTTCCACTTAAGACAGAGAAAAAATTTATTGGCCTAACCTTAGACGGGCTAGGCTATGGCAAAGAAGGGAACATTTGGGGCGGTGAATGTTTCCTTGCCAACTATCTTTCTTTTGAATGGCTGGGTGGATTGCCTCCTGTGCCTTTGCTGGGAGGTGATTTGGCGGCCAAAGAGCCTTGGCGCAATCTCTTAGCGCAATTCAATGAATTTGTGCCAGACTGGGAAAAATACGCCGAAGCAAACCCTATTAAAAAATATCCCTATTCTGTTCTCTTAAAGG
The genomic region above belongs to Acetobacteraceae bacterium and contains:
- the hypF gene encoding carbamoyltransferase HypF; this translates as MQKAIYINITGKVQGVGFRPFVFNLAKRLGLKGDVWNDSAGVSIRLLMPCDWENFLKSLQSELPPLAKIETIQTMEVPWEGQQPSDFTIKFSQKGEEATDIVADAATCPQCLAEMKDPNNRRYRYPFINCTHCGPRFTIIKEMPYDRPATSMAKFKLCEACAREYHDPTDRRFHAQPVACPECGPAISGIFSPHTNLHTTLKGEKALQQAIKALKLGQIIALKGLGGFHLACLATEDAPIQLLRERKHRPSKPFAVMLPHSDWLSQICADHINLKHATEVLSSTISPITLLEQSATSPLSSLIAPDLHEVGLMLPANPLQTLLLEGVDAPLVMTSGNASGHAPALSNEEALASLSDIADFFLFHNREIVERADDSVLRFDKRGTTEILRRGRGLAPDSFALPQGFPTDQTILAIGGDLKNSFALLHRGRIFTSPHFGDLNQPDVFAQWQKMLEKFPKLYHAKPEILAYDAHPAYLSHQWAQRQKIPALPIYHHHAHLAACLGENHVPLKTEKKFIGLTLDGLGYGKEGNIWGGECFLANYLSFEWLGGLPPVPLLGGDLAAKEPWRNLLAQFNEFVPDWEKYAEANPIKKYPYSVLLKAAKSGINAPLASSCGRLFEAIACALSIAPEKQSYEGEAACCLEAFASAPTNNVHPLKIPLKGNQLDLETFWQNFLDWNAPKAAKAWGFHDALAKGFADLAKHFAEIYQSEIVVLSGGCLHNRLLKERLQHHLAPLKLLIPSQLPAGDGGIAFGQALIALAQTTAS